The Streptomyces spororaveus genome includes a region encoding these proteins:
- a CDS encoding 3-oxoacyl-[acyl-carrier-protein] synthase III C-terminal domain-containing protein, with translation MGGGLGCPGSRVVTAHAFGNTGAASIPMALHVAREQGRLHPESTVLHAAVGAGMCWAGTVQRWL, from the coding sequence TTGGGAGGCGGTCTCGGTTGTCCAGGATCGAGGGTCGTCACCGCGCATGCGTTCGGCAACACGGGCGCGGCCTCGATCCCCATGGCACTCCACGTGGCACGGGAGCAAGGCCGCCTCCACCCGGAGAGCACCGTTCTGCACGCCGCTGTCGGCGCCGGAATGTGCTGGGCCGGAACCGTACAACGCTGGTTGTGA
- the pflB gene encoding formate C-acetyltransferase, whose translation MTVTVQHSADPGPLVTRSWRGFTGEEWQRHIDVRSFIQANYTPYEGDAAFLAGPTERTRTVWKTVTALFPEERRKGVLDVDTAMPSTITSHAPGYIDRDLELIVGLQTDAPLKRAIMPNGGLRMVDNALRAYGFEPDPFVTKVFGTYRKTHNDGVFDAYTPEMLGARRAGIITGLPDAYGRGRIIGDYRRVALYGTARLIEAKRAERTRLDETPSTADVIRDREELAEQIRALGELERMAVSYGCDVSRPAATAHEAIQWLYFGFLAAVKEQNGAAMSLGRTSTFLDVYLQRDLDEGTIDESRAQELIDDFVIKLRIVRFLRTPEYDALFSGDPTWVTESIGGIGEDGRSLVTRTSFRLLQTLYNLGPAPEPNLTVLWSPRLPAGFKQFCARTSIDTSSIQYESDDLLRPRTGDDTAIACCVSAMAVGKQMQFFGARVNLAKALLYAINGGRDEMNGEQVAPATAPLTGEQLDYADVADAYDRTLDWLAATYVNALNVIHYMHDKYAYERIEMALHDHPVHRTMACGIAGLSVAADSLSAIKHARVRVIRDATGLAVDYHVAGDYPTYGNDDDRVDRIAVDLVRSFMAKVRRHPAYRGAEHTQSVLTITSNVVYGKHTGNTPDGRRAGTPFAPGANPMNGRDRHGMAASALSVAKIPYDQARDGISLTSTITPEGLGHDPAERAEHLVGILDAYTAAGGFHMNVNVLDRATLEDAMEHPDNYPDLTIRVSGYAVNFVRLTREQQLDVINRTFHGAR comes from the coding sequence ATGACCGTGACCGTCCAGCACTCTGCCGACCCCGGCCCCCTCGTCACCCGGTCGTGGCGTGGTTTCACCGGCGAGGAGTGGCAGCGACACATCGATGTCCGTTCCTTCATCCAGGCCAACTACACGCCCTACGAGGGCGATGCGGCATTCCTCGCCGGTCCCACGGAGCGCACCCGCACCGTGTGGAAGACCGTCACCGCGCTCTTCCCGGAGGAGCGCCGCAAGGGGGTGCTCGACGTGGACACCGCCATGCCGTCCACCATCACCTCCCACGCGCCCGGCTACATCGACCGCGACCTGGAACTGATCGTCGGATTGCAGACCGATGCTCCGCTGAAGCGGGCGATCATGCCCAACGGCGGGCTGCGGATGGTGGACAACGCGCTGCGCGCGTACGGCTTCGAACCGGATCCGTTCGTCACCAAGGTCTTCGGCACGTACCGCAAGACCCACAACGACGGTGTCTTCGACGCCTACACCCCCGAAATGCTGGGCGCCCGCAGGGCCGGCATCATCACCGGCCTGCCAGACGCCTACGGGCGAGGCCGCATCATCGGCGACTACCGCCGCGTCGCGCTGTACGGAACCGCCCGGCTGATCGAGGCCAAGCGAGCCGAGCGGACCCGGCTCGACGAGACACCGTCCACGGCCGACGTGATCCGCGACCGCGAGGAACTGGCCGAGCAGATCAGGGCACTGGGCGAGCTGGAACGGATGGCCGTCTCCTACGGCTGCGACGTGTCCCGTCCCGCAGCCACCGCGCACGAGGCCATCCAATGGCTCTACTTCGGCTTCCTCGCCGCCGTGAAGGAGCAGAACGGCGCGGCGATGTCCCTGGGCCGCACCTCCACCTTCCTGGACGTCTACCTTCAGCGTGACCTCGACGAAGGGACAATCGACGAGAGCCGCGCCCAGGAACTCATCGACGACTTCGTGATCAAGCTGCGGATCGTGCGGTTCCTGCGCACACCGGAGTACGACGCGCTGTTCTCCGGCGACCCCACCTGGGTCACCGAGTCCATCGGCGGCATCGGAGAGGACGGCCGCTCCCTGGTCACCCGCACGTCCTTCCGCCTTCTCCAGACCCTGTACAACCTCGGCCCCGCCCCCGAGCCCAACCTGACCGTGCTGTGGTCCCCCCGGCTGCCGGCGGGCTTCAAGCAGTTCTGCGCCCGGACATCCATCGACACCAGCTCCATCCAGTACGAGTCCGACGACCTCCTTCGCCCCCGCACCGGCGACGACACCGCGATCGCCTGCTGCGTCTCCGCGATGGCGGTGGGCAAGCAGATGCAATTCTTCGGTGCCCGTGTGAATCTGGCCAAGGCGCTGCTGTACGCCATCAACGGCGGCCGCGATGAGATGAACGGCGAGCAGGTCGCCCCGGCGACGGCCCCGCTGACCGGCGAGCAGCTCGACTACGCCGATGTGGCCGACGCGTACGACCGCACGCTGGACTGGCTCGCCGCGACCTACGTCAACGCGCTCAACGTGATCCACTACATGCACGACAAGTACGCCTACGAGCGCATCGAGATGGCCCTGCACGACCACCCGGTGCATCGGACGATGGCCTGTGGCATCGCTGGGCTGTCCGTGGCGGCCGACAGCCTCTCGGCCATCAAGCACGCCCGTGTCAGAGTCATTCGGGATGCCACCGGGCTCGCCGTCGACTACCACGTCGCAGGCGACTACCCGACCTACGGCAACGACGACGACCGCGTCGACCGCATCGCGGTCGACCTGGTCCGCTCCTTCATGGCCAAGGTGCGCCGCCACCCGGCCTACCGGGGTGCCGAGCACACGCAGTCGGTGCTCACCATCACCTCCAACGTCGTCTACGGCAAGCACACCGGCAACACCCCCGACGGCCGCCGTGCGGGTACACCCTTCGCCCCGGGCGCAAACCCGATGAACGGACGTGACCGACACGGGATGGCGGCATCGGCGCTGTCGGTCGCGAAGATCCCGTATGACCAGGCCCGCGACGGCATCTCCCTGACGTCCACCATCACACCGGAGGGCCTGGGGCACGATCCGGCCGAACGTGCGGAACACCTCGTCGGGATCCTCGACGCCTACACCGCCGCAGGCGGTTTCCACATGAACGTCAACGTCCTCGACCGAGCCACCCTCGAGGACGCCATGGAACACCCGGACAACTACCCCGACCTGACCATCCGCGTCTCCGGCTACGCCGTCAACTTCGTCCGCCTCACGCGCGAACAGCAACTCGACGTCATCAACCGCACCTTCCACGGTGCGCGATGA
- the pflA gene encoding pyruvate formate-lyase-activating protein, protein MTTGRIHSWDLSTGVDGPGTRFVLFLSGCQLRCLYCANPDTWHMRDGQPVTVDEVVGRIERYRQFTTLAGGGVTLTGGEPLLQSAFTAEVFRRCKELGLHTALDTSGALGTRADDALLADTDLVLLDIKSFDAGVYMRLTGGHLAPTLNFATRLNRRGVPTWIRYVLVPGWTDDPAAIDGLGRFLAELDNVDRVDVLPFHKLGTHKYDSLGIPFPLRDNPVPDAALVERVRDQFRSHGLRAR, encoded by the coding sequence ATGACCACGGGCCGCATCCACTCCTGGGACCTGTCCACCGGCGTGGACGGGCCCGGCACCCGGTTCGTTCTCTTCCTCAGTGGCTGTCAGCTGCGCTGCCTGTACTGCGCCAACCCCGACACCTGGCACATGCGCGACGGGCAGCCGGTCACCGTGGACGAAGTGGTGGGGCGCATTGAGCGGTACAGGCAGTTCACCACCCTGGCCGGTGGAGGCGTGACGCTGACCGGAGGCGAGCCTCTGCTCCAGTCCGCCTTCACCGCCGAGGTGTTCCGACGCTGCAAGGAGCTCGGCCTGCACACCGCACTGGACACCTCCGGCGCCCTCGGCACCCGCGCCGACGACGCGCTCCTGGCCGATACCGACCTGGTCCTGCTCGACATCAAGTCCTTCGACGCCGGCGTCTACATGCGCCTGACCGGCGGCCACCTTGCACCCACCCTCAACTTCGCCACCCGGCTGAACCGCCGCGGCGTCCCGACCTGGATCCGCTACGTCCTGGTTCCCGGCTGGACCGACGATCCGGCTGCCATCGATGGTCTGGGCCGCTTCCTCGCGGAACTGGACAACGTCGACCGCGTCGACGTCCTGCCTTTCCACAAACTCGGTACCCATAAGTACGACTCGCTCGGCATTCCCTTCCCGCTCCGCGACAATCCGGTTCCGGACGCCGCACTGGTCGAGCGCGTTCGCGACCAGTTCCGGTCACACGGCTTGCGGGCACGGTGA
- a CDS encoding universal stress protein, giving the protein MESNSRGPDLGSVIVGVDGSEPARWAALWASDEAARRRRPLHIVYGSDVDGRVLELSDEDMERVRVAGRELLDVTAEAVRARHPALSVTTEFSRSGPAMSLRRAASDRGTLVVGNRGPGGFSPLTLGSVGLKVAADARTPVVVVRGSEDEAAHGVVLAAVRDERDLDCVRHAAREAELRKASLRLLYVQGVLQSVVSATGAADGQNGVAGHHGQSVKAVAEQIRAECPSLTVQADAERSVSVAGVLVEASRHADLLVMGGRRSPGYLGRTLGRVTHSLLHHAHCPVELIPRHADEHRSEAS; this is encoded by the coding sequence ATGGAAAGCAACAGCAGAGGTCCGGACCTCGGATCGGTCATCGTCGGTGTCGATGGGTCCGAGCCTGCCCGGTGGGCGGCGCTCTGGGCGTCGGACGAGGCTGCGCGGCGCCGTCGCCCCCTCCACATCGTGTACGGGTCCGATGTCGACGGCCGGGTCCTCGAGCTTTCGGACGAGGACATGGAGAGGGTCCGTGTCGCAGGGCGTGAACTGCTGGACGTTACGGCCGAGGCCGTCCGGGCCCGGCATCCCGCGCTCTCGGTCACGACGGAGTTCAGCCGTAGCGGGCCTGCGATGAGCCTGCGCCGGGCCGCGAGCGACCGCGGCACCCTCGTCGTGGGCAACCGGGGGCCGGGCGGATTCAGCCCCTTGACCCTGGGCTCGGTCGGCCTCAAGGTCGCGGCGGACGCTCGTACACCCGTGGTCGTCGTGCGGGGGAGCGAGGACGAGGCCGCGCACGGTGTCGTGCTGGCCGCCGTGCGCGACGAGCGCGATCTCGATTGCGTCCGTCACGCCGCGCGCGAAGCAGAGCTGCGCAAGGCCTCGCTGCGGCTGCTGTACGTACAGGGCGTCCTGCAGTCCGTCGTCTCCGCGACGGGAGCAGCCGATGGTCAGAACGGGGTCGCCGGCCACCACGGGCAGAGCGTGAAGGCCGTAGCCGAGCAGATCCGGGCCGAGTGCCCCTCGCTGACGGTCCAGGCGGACGCGGAGAGGAGTGTGTCCGTCGCCGGGGTGCTGGTGGAGGCCTCCCGCCACGCCGATCTGCTGGTCATGGGTGGGCGCCGCTCGCCCGGCTACCTCGGGCGCACCCTGGGGCGCGTGACGCACAGCCTGCTGCACCATGCGCACTGCCCCGTCGAGCTGATCCCGCGGCACGCCGACGAGCACAGGAGCGAGGCGTCATGA
- a CDS encoding universal stress protein yields MSRTVTVGFDGSRESLAAVDWAAGEAVRRAAPLRILQVWSKDDDPRTRLVAPATAQGWGERALGTAGRRLRRRHPGLRTETQWVCGDPVEELCAAADEAELLVLGSRGLGGLAGFLAGSVSLAVLARTRGPVVLVRPHNRPAAGEDGPAGEVVVGLDVSAPGDEVLAFGFAAADRYGCGLRVLHTWAVPSLYGADMGAALQLMWAEVAQDARRALDEALAPWTEKYPGVSVVRECRQGRPAQDLAEASRGARLVVVGRRNRRARIGTHIGAVTHAVIHHSLAPVTVVPHD; encoded by the coding sequence ATGTCCCGCACCGTCACCGTCGGCTTCGACGGATCCCGTGAGAGCCTCGCCGCCGTGGACTGGGCTGCCGGGGAGGCAGTGCGCCGCGCGGCGCCGCTCCGGATTCTCCAGGTCTGGAGCAAGGACGACGATCCGCGTACCCGCCTGGTGGCGCCGGCGACCGCTCAGGGGTGGGGTGAGCGGGCGCTCGGTACGGCGGGGAGGCGACTGCGCCGGCGCCACCCGGGTCTGCGGACCGAGACGCAGTGGGTCTGCGGTGACCCGGTGGAGGAGCTGTGTGCCGCCGCGGACGAGGCGGAGCTGCTGGTGCTCGGCTCCCGTGGCCTGGGCGGGCTGGCCGGCTTCCTCGCCGGATCCGTCTCGCTGGCCGTGCTCGCCCGGACCCGGGGCCCGGTCGTTCTGGTCCGCCCGCACAACCGCCCGGCGGCCGGGGAGGACGGGCCGGCCGGAGAGGTCGTGGTCGGCCTGGACGTGTCCGCACCCGGCGACGAGGTGCTCGCCTTCGGCTTCGCGGCGGCCGACCGGTACGGCTGCGGTCTGCGGGTACTGCACACCTGGGCCGTTCCGTCGCTCTACGGAGCCGACATGGGCGCCGCCCTGCAACTGATGTGGGCGGAAGTCGCGCAGGACGCGCGCCGGGCGCTCGACGAGGCGCTGGCCCCGTGGACGGAGAAATACCCCGGTGTTTCCGTCGTTCGTGAATGCCGCCAGGGCCGGCCGGCGCAGGACCTCGCGGAAGCCTCGCGAGGGGCCCGGCTGGTCGTGGTGGGTCGCCGGAACCGGCGTGCGCGGATCGGCACGCACATCGGGGCCGTCACCCACGCCGTCATCCACCACTCCCTGGCTCCCGTCACGGTCGTGCCGCACGACTGA
- a CDS encoding response regulator, whose translation MTDSSGGLTGKEPVRVFLLDDHEVVRRGVHDLLDAEPDLTVVGEAGTVEQALVRVPALRPQVAVLDVRLPDGDGVSVCRELRSRMPDLACLMLTSFDDEEALLDAIMAGASGYVLKQITGTDLVNAVRTVASGQSMLDPGATARVMARLRGGPQQEELPQGLPGLTEREREILALVGEGLTNREIGQRLYLAEKTVKNNISRLLAKLGVERRVQAAVIATQALAAQGDQSGRLGKV comes from the coding sequence ATGACGGACAGCAGCGGCGGCCTCACCGGGAAGGAACCGGTCAGGGTCTTCCTCCTCGACGATCACGAGGTCGTGCGCCGCGGTGTGCACGATCTGCTGGACGCCGAGCCGGACCTGACCGTGGTAGGGGAGGCGGGCACGGTCGAGCAGGCGCTCGTCCGTGTGCCCGCGCTGCGCCCGCAGGTCGCCGTCCTGGATGTGCGCCTGCCGGACGGGGACGGCGTGAGTGTCTGCCGGGAGCTGCGCTCCCGCATGCCCGACCTCGCCTGCCTGATGCTGACGTCATTCGATGACGAGGAGGCGCTGCTCGACGCGATCATGGCCGGCGCGTCCGGATACGTGCTCAAGCAGATCACCGGAACCGACCTGGTGAACGCCGTGCGGACGGTCGCCTCCGGCCAGTCCATGCTGGACCCCGGCGCTACGGCGCGGGTGATGGCCCGGCTGCGCGGCGGACCTCAGCAGGAGGAGCTTCCCCAGGGTCTGCCCGGCCTGACGGAGCGCGAGCGTGAGATCCTCGCTCTTGTCGGGGAAGGGCTGACCAATCGTGAGATCGGTCAGCGGCTCTACCTGGCGGAGAAGACGGTCAAGAACAACATCTCCCGGCTGCTCGCCAAACTGGGCGTCGAACGGCGAGTGCAGGCCGCCGTCATCGCCACGCAGGCTCTGGCCGCCCAGGGAGACCAGAGCGGGCGGCTCGGCAAGGTGTGA
- a CDS encoding universal stress protein, whose translation MEPGTGRPFTARRLSHPAGGVRRCSGPRLLPGPPARCTPASRTHPAYPARARQRCGADRFGHGARSCRRKDRTRPDAGDRAVAACVPRPARHQEDPPRPPRAKVGGGPEVRVEVDCSVGQPANRLVEASADASLVDVGRRIRRSAIGTRLGPVVHAVLHHATVPVAFVPHP comes from the coding sequence GTGGAGCCTGGAACCGGACGTCCATTCACCGCTCGTCGGCTCTCGCACCCGGCAGGAGGGGTACGACGATGTTCTGGACCACGCCTTCTCCCGGGCCCACCGGCTCGGTGTACCCCTGCGAGTCGTACACACCCCGCATACCCAGCGCGGGCTCGGCAGCGATGCGGCGCTGACCGCTTCGGCCATGGCGCCCGGAGCTGCAGACGCAAGGACCGCACGAGACCTGACGCAGGTGATCGAGCAGTGGCGGCATGCGTACCCCGGCCTGCGCGTCACCAGGAAGATCCGCCCCGGCCACCCCGCGCGAAGGTTGGTGGAGGCCCCGAAGTCCGTGTCGAAGTGGACTGCTCCGTGGGACAACCCGCGAACCGGCTCGTCGAAGCCTCGGCAGACGCCTCACTGGTCGACGTCGGCCGGCGGATACGCCGCTCCGCCATCGGAACCCGTCTCGGCCCGGTCGTCCACGCTGTCCTGCACCACGCCACAGTCCCGGTCGCGTTCGTGCCGCACCCTTGA
- the ppdK gene encoding pyruvate, phosphate dikinase, producing the protein MTTYVYDFSEGRRDMAGLLGGKGANLAEMARMGLPVPPGFTVTTEACRIFLATGQAPDGLDRQIGEHLAALERASGKRLGQVDDPLLLSVRSGARFSMPGMMETILDIGLNDLSVLGLAKTPERERFAWDSYRRLVQMFGSTVMGVDGSHFEAALAAVKQQHSRGDDTQLDTCDLIRIVETFKDLIHERTGEEFPQDPAEQLRRAVLAVFTSWNGERARLYRRREHIPDDLGTAVNIQTMVFGNLGPDSGSGVAFTRDPATGRPGVYGDYLPNAQGEDVVAGIRNTVPLQDLAGLDPASFARLRGYMDRLEAHYRDLCDIEFTIERGTLWMLQTRVGKRTAQAAFAIASQLADEGLISEREALGRVGGEALARLMFPRFATTDSSEVIARGVPASPGAAVGAVVFDSAEAVRRAAAGEKVVLVRQETTPDDLPGMVAAQAVLTSRGGKTSHAAVVARGMGKVCVCGAEGIVVDTRQRRFSAGGVTVTEGTVVSVDGSEGVVRLGSVPLVDSDVMRYFEEGGVLPADGTARQPVRDVHRLMRQADAVRGLEVRANADTPEDAARARRFGAQGIGLCRTEHMFLGDRRPLVEAMILAHGDTEREAALAALLPLQRQDFTGILEAMDGLPVTVRLLDPPLHEFLPDRTELAVRLARGEALGTPADPHDSELLAAVTRMHEENPMLGLRGVRLGLVVPGLVAMQVRALAEAVVARRHAGGDPRAEIMVPLVDAVEELHLVREEVDRVLAEVSLETGVDVTCPVGTMIELPRAALTAGRIAKEAAFFSFGTNDLTQTTWGFSRDDVEAAFFSAYLDKGVFPVSPFETIDREGVGRLVRIAVEEGRAARPDLKIGVCGEHGGDPASVHFFHGAGLDYVSCSPFRVPIARLEAGRAALESNGTDASA; encoded by the coding sequence ATGACCACCTATGTGTACGACTTCTCCGAGGGCCGCCGGGACATGGCCGGTCTCCTGGGAGGCAAGGGAGCGAACCTCGCGGAGATGGCGCGCATGGGCCTGCCCGTGCCGCCCGGCTTCACCGTCACCACCGAAGCCTGCCGGATCTTCCTCGCCACGGGGCAGGCTCCGGACGGCCTCGACCGGCAGATCGGCGAGCATCTCGCGGCGCTGGAACGAGCCTCCGGGAAGCGGCTCGGCCAGGTGGACGACCCGCTCCTGCTCTCCGTCCGCTCGGGGGCGAGGTTCTCGATGCCGGGCATGATGGAGACCATCCTCGACATCGGGCTGAACGATCTCTCGGTCCTGGGCCTGGCCAAGACCCCCGAGCGCGAACGCTTCGCCTGGGACTCCTACCGGCGCCTCGTGCAGATGTTCGGCAGTACGGTCATGGGCGTCGACGGCTCCCACTTCGAGGCGGCGCTCGCCGCCGTCAAGCAGCAACACAGCCGGGGCGACGACACCCAGTTGGACACCTGCGACCTCATCCGGATCGTCGAAACCTTCAAGGACCTGATCCACGAGCGGACCGGGGAGGAATTCCCGCAGGATCCGGCCGAGCAACTCCGGCGGGCGGTCCTCGCCGTCTTCACCTCTTGGAACGGTGAGCGCGCACGTCTGTACCGCCGGCGCGAGCACATCCCGGACGATCTGGGCACCGCGGTCAACATCCAGACCATGGTCTTCGGCAATCTCGGTCCGGACTCAGGCAGCGGCGTCGCCTTCACCCGGGATCCGGCAACCGGCCGACCGGGCGTCTACGGCGACTACCTGCCCAACGCCCAGGGGGAAGACGTCGTCGCCGGCATCCGCAACACCGTGCCCCTCCAGGACCTGGCCGGTCTCGACCCCGCGTCGTTCGCGCGACTGCGCGGCTACATGGACCGGTTGGAGGCCCACTACCGCGATCTGTGCGACATCGAGTTCACCATCGAGCGCGGCACACTGTGGATGCTCCAGACCCGCGTCGGCAAGCGCACGGCCCAGGCCGCCTTCGCCATCGCCTCCCAGCTCGCCGACGAAGGACTGATCAGCGAGCGGGAGGCGCTGGGCCGGGTCGGCGGCGAGGCGCTCGCACGGCTGATGTTCCCCCGCTTCGCCACCACGGACTCGAGCGAGGTCATCGCGCGGGGCGTGCCCGCCTCACCGGGAGCGGCCGTGGGCGCCGTCGTGTTCGACTCCGCGGAAGCGGTCCGCAGGGCGGCCGCCGGCGAGAAGGTCGTTCTCGTACGTCAGGAGACGACGCCCGACGACCTGCCGGGCATGGTCGCCGCCCAGGCGGTGCTCACCAGCCGGGGCGGGAAGACCAGCCACGCCGCGGTCGTCGCGCGCGGCATGGGCAAGGTGTGCGTGTGCGGGGCGGAGGGCATCGTCGTGGACACCCGGCAGCGGCGCTTCAGCGCCGGTGGCGTGACGGTCACCGAAGGCACGGTCGTCTCCGTCGACGGGTCGGAAGGCGTGGTGCGCCTCGGCTCCGTACCCCTGGTCGACTCCGACGTCATGCGGTACTTCGAGGAGGGCGGCGTGCTGCCGGCCGACGGCACGGCCCGGCAGCCGGTGCGTGATGTGCACCGGCTCATGCGGCAGGCGGACGCCGTGCGGGGCCTGGAGGTCCGGGCGAACGCGGACACCCCCGAGGACGCGGCCCGCGCCCGTCGCTTCGGTGCCCAGGGGATCGGCCTGTGCCGTACCGAGCACATGTTCCTCGGCGACCGGCGCCCCCTGGTCGAGGCAATGATCCTCGCGCACGGCGACACCGAACGAGAGGCGGCACTCGCGGCGCTGCTGCCGCTGCAGAGGCAGGACTTCACCGGCATCCTCGAAGCGATGGACGGCCTGCCGGTCACCGTCCGGTTGCTCGACCCGCCACTTCACGAGTTCCTGCCGGACCGCACGGAACTCGCCGTCCGTCTCGCACGCGGCGAAGCGCTCGGAACACCGGCCGATCCGCACGACAGCGAACTCCTGGCGGCCGTCACGCGCATGCACGAGGAGAACCCGATGCTCGGCCTGCGCGGCGTGCGCCTGGGGCTGGTGGTGCCGGGGCTGGTGGCCATGCAGGTACGGGCCCTCGCCGAGGCAGTCGTGGCGCGCAGGCATGCGGGCGGAGACCCTCGGGCGGAGATCATGGTCCCGCTGGTGGACGCGGTCGAGGAGCTCCACCTCGTACGGGAGGAAGTGGACCGGGTCCTGGCAGAGGTTTCGCTGGAGACCGGCGTCGACGTCACCTGCCCGGTCGGAACCATGATCGAACTGCCCAGGGCGGCTCTCACCGCCGGCCGGATCGCGAAGGAGGCGGCGTTCTTCTCCTTCGGCACGAACGACCTGACACAGACCACCTGGGGATTCTCCCGCGACGACGTCGAAGCCGCGTTCTTCTCCGCGTACCTCGACAAGGGCGTCTTCCCCGTCTCCCCGTTCGAGACGATCGACCGTGAAGGCGTCGGCCGGCTGGTGCGGATCGCGGTCGAGGAGGGCCGGGCAGCCCGTCCGGACCTGAAGATCGGCGTGTGCGGGGAACACGGAGGGGACCCCGCTTCGGTCCACTTCTTCCACGGGGCCGGCCTGGACTACGTCTCCTGCTCGCCCTTCCGCGTCCCGATCGCCCGCCTTGAGGCCGGCCGGGCAGCCCTGGAATCGAACGGCACCGACGCGAGCGCATAG